A genomic region of Candidatus Dadabacteria bacterium contains the following coding sequences:
- the der gene encoding ribosome biogenesis GTPase Der translates to MNGQKPVVAIVGRPNVGKSTLFNRIIGWNKTIVEDIPGVTRDRVYEDTRWKEKEFTLVDTGGLSLGEDDQDYSLIKEQIDVAISEADLVVMLFDGRDGVLPQDSEIVRYLRKTEKKVIYAVNKIDHGNIKQVLKTYEFYGTGTDDFMAISALHNKNIYELVEQIASCIETSGQPEEPEESEETRIAVIGKPNVGKSTLVNRILGEQRLITSSTPGTTRDSIDSIYEKDGKRYVFIDTAGIRRKSRIDAPVEKHSVFRAIRSIERAHIVLLMIDGQEGPTHHDSRLAELIKGRNRALIILLNKWDLAPEDIADPKEVEEVTKEKLTGFDYAPVLTISALTGKKVGRIFDAVERVEENFRRKISTGKLNRFLEDLTRRHPPPVYRRKEIKLFYISQPFTAPPTFTIFTNSAKGIPENYRRFLENKLREYADFEGSPLRLLFRDREGKEV, encoded by the coding sequence ATGAACGGGCAAAAGCCGGTCGTAGCCATAGTCGGAAGACCAAATGTCGGCAAGTCCACCCTTTTTAACAGAATAATAGGGTGGAACAAGACGATAGTAGAGGATATCCCCGGCGTCACGAGAGACAGGGTCTATGAAGACACCCGATGGAAGGAAAAGGAGTTCACCCTGGTTGACACCGGAGGACTTTCACTCGGCGAAGACGACCAGGACTACTCACTCATAAAAGAGCAGATAGACGTGGCTATCTCGGAAGCGGATCTCGTGGTGATGCTTTTTGACGGCAGGGACGGGGTCCTGCCTCAGGATTCCGAGATAGTACGGTATCTTCGAAAGACCGAGAAAAAAGTCATCTACGCCGTAAACAAAATCGACCATGGAAACATAAAGCAGGTGCTGAAGACATACGAATTCTACGGAACAGGCACGGATGACTTCATGGCGATTTCCGCGCTTCACAACAAAAATATCTACGAACTCGTGGAGCAGATCGCTTCCTGCATAGAAACCTCCGGGCAACCGGAAGAACCGGAAGAGTCAGAAGAGACGAGAATCGCCGTTATCGGCAAACCCAACGTGGGAAAATCCACTCTGGTGAACAGAATACTCGGAGAACAGAGACTCATAACAAGCTCCACACCCGGCACGACACGTGACTCCATTGACTCCATCTATGAAAAAGACGGGAAGAGATACGTCTTTATTGATACCGCTGGCATAAGAAGAAAGTCAAGAATAGACGCCCCGGTTGAGAAACACAGCGTCTTCCGGGCAATAAGGTCCATCGAAAGAGCCCACATCGTGCTGCTGATGATAGACGGTCAAGAAGGCCCGACCCACCACGACTCGCGCCTCGCGGAACTGATTAAAGGCAGAAACAGGGCCCTTATAATACTGCTTAACAAATGGGACCTCGCTCCCGAGGACATAGCGGACCCCAAAGAAGTTGAAGAGGTTACAAAGGAGAAACTGACCGGGTTTGACTACGCCCCCGTGCTGACCATCTCCGCTCTTACCGGCAAGAAAGTCGGGAGAATTTTCGACGCTGTCGAGCGGGTGGAGGAAAATTTCAGAAGAAAGATCTCCACGGGAAAGCTAAACAGGTTCCTTGAAGACCTTACAAGACGCCATCCTCCCCCGGTCTACAGAAGAAAGGAGATCAAGCTTTTCTACATCTCGCAGCCTTTCACCGCACCGCCGACATTCACGATCTTCACGAATTCGGCAAAGGGTATCCCCGAGAACTACAGAAGGTTCCTTGAGAACAAGTTAAGGGAGTACGCGGACTTCGAGGGATCTCCCCTCAGGCTTCTGTTTCGGGACAGGGAAGGGAAGGAAGTCTAG
- a CDS encoding glycosyltransferase family 4 protein: MKKTNVLFINHSVRDGGPGRSLLYILKYIDRDKINPFVLVPKHDIFSESLKSEGIFENVIVDPRFPENIQKSTMVADTTRAPGLMRVFSIIINIVNMLRLLCGSPKIIRENGIDIVYCNGTLAKIVGTLIGRKNKKPVIWHVRNIQQTRFMKSLMETLSGFQCVKKIICVSRATAKPFERAKNKVHVVYNGIDPADFDRDSVRGSLREEFSIPQDTVLVGNTGRVVPRKGYVEFIDTVSRLVSDGNIREKTKFVIVGDTPWFFPKNHLRELEDHAERLGVRNSFIFTGYRKDVRPYLKDFDLFVIPSNYPDPFPRSVIEAMAFSLPVVGFSIGGIAEAIEDGKTGFLCAPGDFQKIGESVSILARDAEARGEMGRNSRRRVMEMCSAAERTADVQKIILEAR; this comes from the coding sequence ATGAAAAAAACAAACGTGCTTTTCATCAACCACTCGGTAAGGGACGGAGGACCGGGAAGAAGCCTTCTCTACATACTGAAGTACATCGACCGGGATAAGATAAACCCTTTTGTGCTCGTGCCGAAACACGACATATTCTCTGAGAGCCTGAAATCCGAGGGCATCTTTGAAAACGTCATAGTCGACCCCAGGTTTCCCGAGAACATACAGAAATCAACAATGGTGGCGGACACCACACGGGCCCCGGGTCTTATGAGAGTTTTCTCAATAATCATAAACATAGTGAATATGCTCCGTCTGCTTTGCGGTTCCCCTAAGATAATCAGGGAAAACGGAATCGACATTGTCTACTGCAACGGAACCCTTGCAAAAATCGTGGGAACTCTGATCGGGAGGAAAAACAAAAAACCCGTTATCTGGCACGTAAGGAACATACAGCAGACGCGGTTTATGAAATCTTTAATGGAAACGCTCTCGGGGTTTCAGTGCGTGAAGAAGATAATATGCGTTTCCCGCGCCACGGCCAAGCCGTTTGAGAGGGCAAAAAACAAGGTTCACGTCGTCTATAACGGCATTGACCCCGCGGATTTCGACAGGGATTCCGTTCGGGGTTCTCTAAGAGAGGAGTTCTCCATCCCCCAAGATACAGTGCTTGTCGGAAACACCGGGAGGGTGGTTCCGAGAAAGGGCTACGTGGAATTCATCGACACTGTAAGCCGACTTGTCTCGGACGGCAATATCAGGGAGAAAACAAAGTTCGTTATAGTCGGAGATACTCCGTGGTTCTTTCCGAAAAACCATCTGCGGGAGCTTGAGGATCATGCGGAGAGGCTGGGGGTGCGGAATAGCTTTATCTTCACCGGGTACAGAAAGGACGTAAGGCCGTATCTTAAGGACTTTGACCTCTTCGTCATTCCGTCCAATTACCCGGATCCTTTCCCGAGGTCAGTGATAGAGGCGATGGCGTTCAGTCTCCCCGTCGTGGGTTTTTCAATAGGGGGAATAGCGGAGGCCATTGAGGACGGAAAGACCGGTTTTCTCTGCGCACCGGGGGATTTTCAGAAGATAGGGGAGAGCGTCTCGATTCTTGCACGGGACGCGGAGGCCCGGGGTGAGATGGGCCGAAACTCGAGGCGCAGGGTAATGGAAATGTGTTCCGCCGCCGAGCGAACCGCGGACGTACAGAAAATAATACTCGAGGCCCGGTGA
- a CDS encoding metal ABC transporter permease, translating to MSPHQFDIQLVAVIVAASCAIPGAFLVLRRMSMMTDAISHSILLGIILAFFLVKDLSSPILIIGAAASGVLAISLIEAVNRARLVKKDASIGIVFPFLFSVAVILLSKYARNVHIDTHSVLLGEIAFAPFNRLILSGMDLGPKSVYVMGSILLLNLLFISFFYKELKVSTFDESFASSIGFRPRLIHYLLMAVVSLTCVGAFDAVGSILVIALIVIPPCCAYLLTDSLFRMILLSVLFGISAAVSGFWVANWLDVNIAGSMAFVCGVFFLVVFLLAPQRGFFGIMREKRKQRMDFAEASLLVSLYNQERGETVKNHPDSRGMFRSADFASKVVEFLKRKGEIAVAGGKLFLTEKGRERARMTVEGR from the coding sequence ATGAGCCCGCATCAGTTTGATATACAGCTGGTAGCCGTCATAGTTGCGGCTTCGTGCGCCATACCGGGGGCGTTCCTTGTTCTAAGAAGAATGTCCATGATGACCGATGCGATCAGCCATTCCATTCTACTCGGCATAATTCTCGCTTTTTTTCTCGTGAAGGACCTTTCATCGCCGATTCTCATAATAGGAGCCGCCGCAAGCGGGGTGCTTGCGATTTCGCTCATAGAGGCGGTTAACCGCGCAAGGCTGGTCAAAAAGGACGCGTCGATAGGGATAGTCTTCCCGTTTCTTTTCAGCGTGGCGGTCATACTGCTTTCCAAGTATGCGCGAAACGTGCATATTGACACCCACTCCGTGCTTCTCGGAGAGATAGCGTTCGCTCCTTTTAACCGCCTGATTCTCTCGGGTATGGACCTGGGACCCAAGTCGGTTTACGTAATGGGTTCGATTCTTCTTCTGAACCTGCTTTTCATTTCCTTTTTCTACAAGGAGCTTAAGGTGTCGACTTTTGACGAGAGCTTTGCGTCGTCAATAGGATTCCGTCCCCGACTCATCCACTACCTGCTTATGGCTGTTGTGTCGCTTACATGCGTCGGGGCGTTTGACGCCGTAGGCTCGATACTTGTTATAGCGCTTATAGTGATTCCGCCTTGCTGCGCCTACCTTCTTACGGATTCGCTTTTCAGGATGATTCTCCTGAGCGTGCTCTTTGGAATCTCGGCAGCCGTTTCGGGGTTCTGGGTCGCCAACTGGCTTGACGTTAACATAGCGGGTTCAATGGCTTTTGTGTGCGGGGTGTTTTTTCTCGTGGTTTTTCTCCTTGCTCCCCAAAGGGGATTCTTCGGCATAATGAGGGAAAAAAGAAAACAGAGGATGGACTTTGCCGAGGCTTCGCTACTTGTGAGTCTTTACAACCAGGAAAGAGGGGAGACGGTAAAGAACCACCCCGACAGCAGAGGTATGTTCCGATCGGCTGATTTCGCCTCAAAAGTGGTCGAATTTCTGAAGCGGAAAGGAGAAATAGCTGTTGCGGGCGGAAAGCTTTTTCTTACGGAGAAAGGAAGAGAGAGGGCGCGGATGACTGTGGAGGGGAGGTAG
- a CDS encoding metal ABC transporter permease — protein sequence MLEFAVELFSDYTARTILLGATSLGIVSGVVGSYAVLRKQSLVGDVMSHAALPGIVLAFLIMGVKEQLPIFIGAALSAVLAVFLINLITSNSRIKTDSAMGMALSVFFGLGLVLLTYAQKMPDANQAGLDKFLFGQAEALVGKDVLVIGVTGLFALLVVGLFWKEFKLLCFDPDFGGTMGFSMKSLDLLVTAVIVTAIVIGLQTVGVVLMSSMLIAPAVAARQWTGGMGLMVILAASIAAVSGVTGVALSAGLENVPTGPAVIVCVSVIAFFSVLFSPNGFFTLRFKDARSRREIKKDYVLKALHDLALEHNDPGYAHSEKLLALGSEKGFNVRKSLLQLQEAGHVERAGEENWRLTPSGIREIRKLSPVGSNG from the coding sequence ATGCTTGAATTTGCAGTTGAGCTTTTCTCTGACTATACGGCCAGGACCATTCTCTTGGGAGCGACTTCCCTGGGCATTGTAAGCGGCGTGGTCGGCTCTTACGCGGTGCTTAGAAAGCAAAGCCTCGTAGGCGACGTCATGTCGCACGCGGCCCTTCCCGGAATAGTGCTTGCCTTCCTCATAATGGGAGTAAAGGAACAACTGCCGATCTTTATCGGGGCTGCGCTCTCAGCCGTCCTGGCGGTTTTTCTGATCAACCTGATTACCAGCAACTCGAGGATAAAAACCGACAGCGCGATGGGGATGGCGCTTTCTGTCTTTTTCGGGCTTGGCCTTGTTCTTCTTACCTACGCGCAGAAGATGCCGGATGCCAACCAGGCGGGGCTTGATAAGTTTCTTTTCGGCCAGGCGGAGGCGCTTGTCGGAAAAGACGTTCTTGTTATAGGTGTCACGGGGCTTTTCGCCCTTTTGGTTGTGGGACTTTTCTGGAAAGAGTTCAAACTTCTTTGCTTCGATCCGGATTTCGGAGGCACTATGGGTTTTTCCATGAAGTCTCTGGACCTGCTTGTTACGGCCGTCATAGTTACGGCGATAGTGATCGGGCTGCAGACAGTAGGGGTCGTGCTTATGAGCTCAATGCTCATTGCCCCCGCGGTTGCGGCCAGACAGTGGACCGGCGGTATGGGCTTGATGGTGATTCTTGCGGCCTCAATAGCGGCCGTCTCCGGCGTAACGGGTGTTGCGCTGAGTGCCGGGCTTGAGAACGTGCCGACGGGACCCGCGGTTATAGTCTGCGTGAGCGTTATCGCTTTTTTTTCGGTTCTTTTCTCGCCGAACGGGTTTTTCACCCTGAGATTCAAAGACGCCAGGAGCAGAAGGGAGATAAAGAAGGACTACGTCTTAAAAGCCCTGCACGATCTGGCTCTTGAGCATAACGACCCCGGCTACGCACATTCCGAGAAGCTGCTTGCGCTTGGAAGCGAGAAGGGGTTTAACGTGCGAAAAAGTCTTTTGCAGCTGCAGGAGGCGGGGCACGTGGAGAGAGCGGGGGAAGAGAACTGGCGGCTCACCCCAAGCGGTATTCGCGAGATCAGAAAGCTTTCACCGGTGGGGAGTAACGGATGA
- a CDS encoding metal ABC transporter ATP-binding protein codes for MSSGEQNPAVPAVRVTDLTVAYGDKTVLWDIDLEIPGGSMVAVVGPNGAGKTTLIKSIQGLVPRVAGVVSIHGKPYEKQRKEVSYVPQRGSVDWDFPTSVVDTVKMGSYGDLGWIRRPGKKEHEKALSALEKVDMLEFAQRQISQLSGGQQQRVFLARALVQSASVYLLDEPFQGVDATTEKAIVRILKELTAGGKTVLAVHHDLNTVSEYYERIAILNVGLVASGRVDEVFNSENLIKAYGGKTSFFPERKSAKRAV; via the coding sequence ATGAGCAGCGGAGAGCAGAATCCGGCCGTTCCGGCAGTCCGTGTGACGGACCTTACTGTCGCTTACGGCGACAAGACCGTTCTCTGGGATATAGACCTTGAGATTCCAGGCGGGTCGATGGTCGCCGTCGTGGGACCAAACGGCGCCGGCAAGACAACCCTGATAAAATCCATCCAGGGACTTGTTCCGCGCGTCGCGGGAGTCGTCTCCATCCACGGCAAACCTTACGAGAAACAGAGGAAGGAAGTGAGTTACGTTCCCCAGAGAGGTTCTGTGGACTGGGATTTTCCCACCTCCGTAGTGGATACGGTGAAAATGGGGAGTTACGGAGACCTGGGATGGATAAGGCGTCCCGGAAAAAAGGAGCATGAGAAGGCACTCAGCGCCCTTGAAAAAGTCGATATGCTTGAGTTTGCCCAGAGGCAGATAAGCCAGCTCTCCGGAGGGCAGCAGCAGAGAGTTTTTCTCGCAAGAGCCCTTGTTCAGAGCGCGTCGGTTTACCTTCTGGATGAACCTTTCCAGGGAGTTGACGCTACGACCGAAAAAGCGATAGTCAGGATACTGAAAGAGCTTACCGCCGGGGGAAAGACTGTGCTTGCGGTTCATCACGATCTTAACACCGTTTCCGAGTACTACGAGCGGATCGCCATTCTGAATGTGGGGCTTGTGGCCTCGGGGAGGGTGGATGAGGTCTTTAATTCCGAGAACCTCATAAAGGCTTACGGAGGCAAGACCTCCTTTTTCCCCGAAAGAAAATCGGCCAAAAGGGCAGTGTGA